One segment of Pseudomonas sp. FP2196 DNA contains the following:
- a CDS encoding MFS transporter — MTSRLTHLLRLDGYFSIMAWVLAALLFINRLSSMVKLFMAVYLRQELGLAIETVGWLLSGYGAGLLIGSMVGGLLSDRFPTARLTAALFFLSAWTLLLLGLVTEVPWLAALLLLSGVLDGAIRTLHQRLIMEYCETAQRSRAQALSRVARNLGMAAAGIAGGLLAQTDFRWVFFASAAMTLLALLWFVRTTWRRSVLAPEHSADSTETPGVPYHDRPFLWLLAAAILLGMAFDTVYSTLGNYLTDYYRLSTEVIGWQFALNAVLVVTLQIPLSHWGERWGVRAQLVAGCVLLAIGLGMLPLGSGLAYVCLSTLIWTLGEALFMPPLNVLVMQHAQGGKSGQYFGLFFMCWSASALLSPVLNGQIYGHFGGHSVWAVSAVLALAAIPLAWRATHVARLEVATCPA, encoded by the coding sequence ATGACGAGTCGCCTGACTCACTTGCTACGCCTGGACGGCTATTTCAGCATCATGGCCTGGGTGCTCGCGGCGCTGCTGTTCATCAATCGCTTGAGCAGCATGGTCAAGCTGTTCATGGCCGTGTATCTGCGTCAGGAACTGGGGCTGGCGATTGAGACCGTTGGCTGGCTGCTGTCCGGTTATGGCGCGGGACTGTTGATCGGTTCGATGGTCGGCGGGTTGCTCAGCGACCGCTTTCCCACCGCACGGCTTACGGCAGCGCTGTTTTTCCTGTCGGCCTGGACCTTGCTGCTGTTGGGACTGGTCACCGAGGTGCCGTGGCTCGCGGCGTTGCTGCTATTAAGCGGCGTGCTTGACGGGGCGATCCGCACGCTGCATCAGCGGCTGATCATGGAGTATTGCGAAACCGCGCAACGCTCACGCGCGCAGGCTTTGAGCCGGGTCGCGCGCAACCTCGGCATGGCGGCTGCCGGCATTGCTGGCGGGCTGCTGGCGCAGACCGATTTTCGCTGGGTGTTCTTCGCCAGTGCGGCGATGACGCTGCTGGCCTTGCTATGGTTTGTGCGCACGACATGGCGTCGTTCGGTGCTCGCACCGGAGCACTCGGCCGATAGCACTGAAACACCGGGCGTCCCGTATCACGACCGGCCATTTCTATGGCTGTTGGCTGCGGCCATTCTGCTCGGCATGGCCTTCGATACGGTCTACAGCACGCTCGGCAATTACCTGACCGATTATTACCGCCTGAGCACCGAGGTCATCGGCTGGCAGTTCGCCTTGAACGCGGTGTTGGTGGTGACCTTGCAGATTCCGCTGAGCCATTGGGGCGAGCGCTGGGGTGTGCGTGCACAACTGGTCGCCGGTTGCGTGTTGCTGGCAATCGGGCTGGGCATGTTACCGCTCGGTTCCGGGCTGGCTTATGTCTGTTTGTCGACGCTGATCTGGACACTGGGCGAGGCGCTGTTCATGCCGCCGCTGAATGTACTGGTCATGCAGCACGCACAGGGTGGCAAAAGCGGACAGTATTTCGGGCTGTTTTTCATGTGCTGGAGTGCCAGCGCATTGTTGTCGCCAGTGCTGAACGGGCAGATCTACGGCCATTTCGGCGGGCACAGTGTCTGGGCAGTCAGTGCCGTACTCGCGCTGGCGGCGATCCCGTTGGCGTGGCGGGCAACCCATGTGGCCCGCCTCGAAGTGGCTACCTGTCCTGCTTAG
- a CDS encoding peptide ABC transporter ATP-binding protein, translating to MAVVLTARDLTRHYEVSRGLFKGHATVRALNGVSFELEAGKTLAVVGESGCGKSTLARALTLIEEPSSGSLKIAGQEVTGADKAQRKQLRKDVQMVFQSPYASLNPRQKVGDQLGEPLLINTNLTAAERREKVQAMMKQVGLRPEHYQRYPHMFSGGQRQRIALARAMMLQPKVLVADEPTSALDVSIQAQVLNLFMDLQQEFNTAYVFISHNLAVVQHVADDVMVMYLGRPVEMGPKNDIYERPLHPYTQALLSATPTIHPDPNKPKIKIVGELPNPLNPPPGCAFHKRCPYATERCSTEEPALRPLDNRQVACHYAEQFLDGAA from the coding sequence ATGGCCGTCGTACTTACCGCCCGCGACCTGACCCGTCACTACGAAGTCTCCCGTGGCCTGTTCAAAGGCCACGCGACCGTGCGCGCCCTCAACGGTGTGTCGTTCGAACTGGAAGCCGGCAAGACTCTTGCGGTGGTAGGCGAGTCGGGTTGCGGCAAATCCACCCTCGCCCGCGCCCTGACCCTGATTGAAGAACCGTCGTCCGGTTCCTTGAAAATCGCCGGCCAGGAAGTGACCGGTGCCGACAAGGCCCAGCGCAAGCAACTGCGCAAAGACGTGCAGATGGTGTTCCAGAGCCCGTACGCGTCGTTGAACCCGCGGCAGAAAGTCGGTGATCAACTCGGTGAGCCGCTGCTGATCAACACCAACCTGACCGCCGCCGAGCGTCGTGAAAAAGTCCAGGCGATGATGAAGCAGGTCGGCTTGCGTCCCGAGCACTACCAGCGTTATCCACACATGTTCTCCGGCGGTCAGCGCCAGCGGATCGCCCTCGCACGCGCAATGATGCTGCAACCGAAAGTGCTGGTGGCGGACGAACCGACCTCGGCGCTGGACGTGTCGATTCAGGCGCAAGTGCTGAACCTGTTCATGGATCTGCAGCAGGAGTTCAACACCGCTTACGTGTTCATCTCGCACAACCTGGCGGTGGTGCAACACGTGGCCGATGACGTGATGGTGATGTACCTCGGTCGCCCGGTGGAAATGGGCCCGAAGAACGACATCTACGAACGCCCGCTGCACCCGTACACCCAGGCGTTGCTGTCGGCGACACCGACCATTCACCCGGACCCGAACAAGCCGAAAATCAAAATCGTCGGCGAGTTGCCTAACCCGCTTAACCCGCCACCTGGCTGCGCATTTCACAAGCGCTGCCCGTATGCCACCGAGCGCTGCAGCACTGAAGAGCCGGCCCTGCGCCCGCTCGACAATCGGCAGGTGGCTTGCCACTACGCCGAGCAATTCCTCGACGGCGCGGCGTAA
- a CDS encoding ABC transporter ATP-binding protein, producing MSLLEIKNLNVRFGDKTATPVVDGLDLKVDKGEVLAIVGESGSGKSVTMMALMGLIEHPGIVTADSLSFDGKDMLKLSNRQRRQIVGKDLSMVFQDPMTALNPSYTVGFQIEEVLRLHLKMSGKQARKRAIELLEKVEIPGAASRMDAYPHQLSGGMSQRVAIAMAIAGEPKLLIADEPTTALDVTIQAQIMDLLLALQKEQNMGLVLITHDLAVVAETAQRVCVMYAGQAVEVGQVPQLFDIPAHPYSEALLKAIPEHSQGAERLATLPGIVPGRYDRPQGCLLSPRCPYVQDSCRTQRPTLDPKSHSLARCFYPLNQEVA from the coding sequence ATGTCACTGTTAGAAATCAAGAATCTCAACGTGCGCTTCGGCGACAAGACTGCTACGCCCGTTGTCGATGGACTCGACCTGAAAGTCGACAAAGGCGAAGTGCTGGCCATCGTTGGCGAATCGGGTTCGGGTAAATCCGTGACCATGATGGCGCTGATGGGGCTGATTGAGCATCCCGGCATCGTGACCGCCGACTCGCTCAGCTTTGACGGCAAAGACATGCTCAAACTGAGCAATCGTCAACGTCGTCAAATCGTCGGCAAAGACTTGTCGATGGTCTTCCAGGACCCGATGACCGCGCTCAACCCGAGCTACACCGTCGGTTTCCAGATCGAAGAAGTGCTGCGCCTGCACCTGAAAATGTCCGGCAAGCAAGCGCGCAAACGCGCTATCGAACTGCTGGAAAAAGTAGAAATACCGGGCGCTGCCAGCCGTATGGACGCCTACCCGCATCAACTTTCGGGCGGTATGAGCCAGCGTGTTGCAATCGCCATGGCGATTGCCGGCGAGCCGAAACTGCTGATCGCCGATGAGCCGACCACTGCACTCGACGTAACGATTCAGGCGCAGATCATGGATCTGCTGCTGGCGTTGCAGAAAGAACAGAACATGGGCCTGGTGCTGATCACCCACGACCTCGCCGTCGTGGCCGAAACCGCCCAGCGCGTGTGCGTGATGTACGCAGGGCAAGCCGTTGAAGTCGGTCAGGTGCCACAACTGTTCGACATCCCGGCGCACCCGTACAGCGAAGCGCTGCTCAAGGCGATTCCGGAACACAGCCAGGGCGCCGAGCGTCTGGCGACGCTGCCGGGCATCGTCCCGGGCCGTTACGACCGTCCGCAGGGTTGCCTGCTGTCGCCGCGCTGCCCGTACGTGCAAGACAGCTGCCGCACGCAGCGTCCGACCCTTGATCCGAAAAGCCACAGCCTCGCCCGCTGCTTCTACCCGCTGAACCAGGAGGTGGCGTAA
- a CDS encoding ABC transporter permease subunit — MTTPTPAVAVDQSLLYPSPYKEFWQAFSKNKGAVAGLLFMLLIIFCALFAPWVAPHNPSEQYRDFLLTPPAWLEGGQMQFLLGTDELGRDLLSRLIQGSRLSLLIGLSSVVMSLIPGILLGLFAGFFPKMIGPTIMRLMDIMLALPSLLLAVAIVAILGPGLINTVIAIAVVSLPSYVRLTRAAVMGELNRDYVTAARLAGAGLPRLMFITVLPNCMAPLIVQATLSFSSAILDAAALGFLGLGVQPPTPEWGTMLASARDYIERAWWVVSLPGLTILLSVLAINLMGDGLRDALDPKLKNAA, encoded by the coding sequence ATGACCACTCCAACTCCAGCGGTAGCAGTCGATCAAAGCCTGCTGTATCCGTCCCCGTACAAAGAATTCTGGCAAGCCTTCTCCAAGAACAAAGGCGCGGTTGCCGGCCTGCTGTTCATGCTGCTGATCATCTTCTGCGCGCTCTTCGCGCCTTGGGTTGCGCCGCATAACCCGAGCGAGCAATACCGTGACTTCCTGCTGACGCCGCCGGCGTGGCTTGAAGGCGGGCAAATGCAATTTCTGCTCGGTACCGATGAACTGGGTCGCGACCTGCTCTCGCGTCTGATCCAGGGCTCGCGCCTGTCGCTGCTGATCGGCTTGTCGTCGGTGGTGATGTCGCTGATCCCGGGGATTCTGCTCGGTCTGTTCGCCGGTTTCTTCCCGAAAATGATTGGCCCGACCATCATGCGTCTGATGGACATCATGCTGGCCCTGCCGTCGCTGCTGCTGGCTGTGGCGATCGTCGCCATCCTCGGCCCTGGCCTGATCAACACCGTGATCGCTATCGCTGTGGTGTCCTTGCCGTCCTACGTACGTCTGACCCGTGCCGCCGTGATGGGCGAACTGAACCGCGACTACGTGACCGCCGCGCGCCTGGCCGGTGCCGGTCTGCCACGCCTGATGTTCATCACCGTGCTGCCGAACTGCATGGCGCCGCTGATCGTTCAGGCAACCCTGAGCTTCTCCTCGGCGATTCTCGATGCCGCCGCCCTGGGCTTCCTCGGCCTTGGCGTACAACCGCCAACCCCTGAGTGGGGCACCATGCTGGCCTCGGCCCGCGACTACATCGAACGCGCCTGGTGGGTGGTGAGCCTGCCTGGTTTGACCATTTTGCTCAGCGTGCTGGCAATCAACCTGATGGGCGACGGTCTGCGCGATGCGCTGGACCCGAAACTCAAGAACGCCGCCTGA
- a CDS encoding ABC transporter permease subunit, translated as MFSFIARRLGLLIPTFFGITLLTFALIRMIPGDPVEVMMGERRVDPEMHAQAMERLGLNKPLYAQYLDYIGKLAHGDLGESLRTRESVWTEFTSLFPATLELSMAALLFAGILGLLAGVIAALKRGSLFDHGVMGISLAGYSMPIFWWGLILIMFFSVSLGWTPVSGRIDLLYDIEPRTGFMLIDTLLADDVGAFFDALHHLILPAIVLGTIPLAVIARMTRSSMLEVLREDYIRTAKAKGLSPSRVVFVHGLRNALIPVLTVVGLQVGTLLAGAVLTETIFSWPGIGKWLIEAIGARDYPVVQNGILLIACLVILVNFVVDILYGFANPRIRHQR; from the coding sequence ATGTTTAGTTTTATTGCCCGCCGACTGGGGTTGTTGATCCCCACGTTTTTCGGCATCACCTTGCTGACTTTCGCGTTGATTCGCATGATTCCGGGCGACCCCGTGGAAGTGATGATGGGCGAACGTCGGGTCGACCCCGAAATGCACGCTCAGGCAATGGAACGCCTAGGTCTGAACAAACCGTTGTATGCCCAGTACCTGGACTACATCGGCAAACTGGCCCACGGCGATCTCGGCGAATCCCTGCGTACGCGTGAGAGCGTCTGGACCGAGTTCACCTCCCTTTTCCCGGCGACCCTGGAACTGTCCATGGCCGCCCTGCTGTTCGCCGGCATTCTGGGCCTTTTGGCCGGAGTGATCGCGGCACTCAAACGAGGATCCCTGTTCGACCACGGGGTGATGGGCATCTCCCTCGCGGGTTATTCGATGCCGATCTTCTGGTGGGGCCTGATCCTGATCATGTTCTTCTCGGTGAGCCTGGGCTGGACCCCGGTGTCCGGGCGGATCGATCTGCTTTACGACATTGAGCCACGCACCGGTTTCATGTTGATCGATACGCTGCTGGCCGATGACGTCGGCGCGTTCTTCGATGCGCTGCATCACCTGATTCTGCCGGCCATCGTGCTCGGCACCATTCCACTGGCAGTGATCGCGCGGATGACCCGTTCGTCGATGCTCGAAGTGCTGCGCGAAGACTACATCCGCACCGCCAAGGCCAAAGGCCTGTCGCCGTCGCGCGTGGTGTTCGTCCACGGCCTGCGCAACGCGCTGATTCCGGTACTCACCGTGGTCGGCCTGCAAGTCGGTACCCTGCTGGCCGGTGCAGTCCTGACCGAAACCATTTTCTCCTGGCCCGGCATCGGTAAATGGCTGATCGAAGCCATTGGCGCCCGGGACTACCCGGTTGTGCAAAACGGCATCCTGTTAATCGCCTGCCTGGTGATTCTGGTCAACTTCGTAGTGGACATCCTCTACGGCTTTGCCAACCCACGCATCCGTCATCAGCGCTGA
- a CDS encoding ABC transporter substrate-binding protein gives MKMLPLRAAVAAALLSAAIGVSAKPLVVCTEASPEGFDMVQYTTAVTADAVAETIFNRLVDFKPGTTEVVPALADSWEISDDGLTYTFHLRKGVKFHTTEYFKPTRDMNADDVLWSFQRQLDPNHPWHKLSSVGFPYFESMGFKELLKNVEKIDDNTVKFTLTRREAPFLADVAMPFTAIYSAEYADQLLKANKTGDLNNKPVGTGPFIFQRYAKDAQVRFKANPDYFRGKPPADALILAIATDNNVRLQKLKANECQIALYPKPDDIPSIKKDSNLKVDELNAMTVSYIAMNTQHKYMSDVRVRKAIDIAFDKAAYVNALFGKGNATVAVNPYPDTLLGYNQELKNPPRDLDKARALLKEAGVPEGTTFTLFTRNGGGPTNPNPMLGAQMMQADLAKVGIKIDIRVMEWGEMLKRAKAGEHDMVSAGWAGDNGDPDNFLTPMLSCEAAKNGENYARWCSEKFQALIDEARAKVDPAERAKLYEQAQVIFNQDQPWISMAHTRMFTAMRNNVEGYHISPLTTNNFATTQVK, from the coding sequence ATGAAAATGCTTCCCCTACGTGCGGCCGTCGCTGCCGCGTTGTTGAGCGCCGCCATCGGCGTCTCGGCCAAACCCTTGGTGGTCTGCACCGAAGCCAGTCCGGAAGGCTTCGACATGGTCCAGTACACAACTGCAGTCACTGCCGATGCGGTGGCCGAAACCATCTTCAATCGACTGGTGGACTTCAAGCCAGGCACCACCGAAGTGGTACCGGCGCTGGCCGACTCCTGGGAAATCAGCGATGACGGTCTGACGTACACGTTCCACCTGCGCAAAGGCGTCAAGTTTCACACCACCGAATACTTCAAGCCGACCCGCGACATGAATGCCGACGACGTGCTCTGGAGCTTCCAGCGTCAGCTGGACCCGAATCACCCGTGGCACAAACTGTCGAGCGTGGGCTTCCCGTACTTTGAAAGCATGGGCTTCAAGGAACTGCTGAAAAACGTCGAGAAAATCGACGACAACACCGTCAAGTTCACCCTGACCCGTCGCGAAGCGCCGTTCCTCGCCGACGTGGCCATGCCGTTCACGGCGATCTACTCCGCCGAATACGCCGATCAGTTGCTCAAGGCCAACAAGACTGGCGACCTGAACAACAAGCCAGTCGGCACCGGCCCGTTCATCTTCCAGCGCTACGCCAAGGACGCCCAGGTGCGCTTCAAGGCCAACCCGGACTATTTCCGTGGCAAGCCGCCGGCCGATGCGTTGATTCTGGCCATCGCCACCGACAACAACGTGCGCCTGCAAAAGCTCAAGGCCAACGAGTGCCAGATCGCGCTGTATCCGAAACCGGATGACATCCCGAGCATCAAGAAAGACAGCAATCTGAAGGTCGATGAACTGAACGCGATGACCGTTTCATACATCGCCATGAACACCCAGCACAAATACATGAGCGACGTGCGCGTGCGTAAAGCGATCGATATCGCCTTCGACAAAGCCGCTTACGTCAATGCACTGTTCGGCAAGGGCAACGCGACCGTCGCGGTCAACCCGTACCCGGACACCCTGCTCGGCTACAACCAAGAACTGAAGAACCCGCCACGCGACCTCGACAAGGCTCGCGCCCTGCTCAAGGAAGCCGGGGTTCCAGAAGGCACTACGTTTACCCTGTTTACCCGCAACGGCGGTGGTCCGACCAACCCTAACCCGATGCTTGGCGCACAAATGATGCAGGCTGACCTGGCGAAAGTCGGGATCAAGATCGACATCCGTGTGATGGAATGGGGCGAGATGCTTAAACGCGCCAAGGCCGGCGAGCACGACATGGTCTCGGCCGGATGGGCGGGCGACAACGGCGACCCGGATAACTTCCTGACGCCGATGCTCAGTTGCGAAGCGGCCAAGAACGGCGAAAACTACGCGCGCTGGTGCAGCGAGAAGTTCCAGGCGCTGATCGACGAAGCACGAGCTAAAGTAGATCCGGCCGAACGCGCCAAGCTGTATGAACAAGCCCAGGTGATCTTTAACCAGGATCAACCATGGATCAGCATGGCCCACACGCGGATGTTCACTGCAATGCGCAACAACGTAGAGGGCTATCACATCAGCCCCCTGACAACTAATAACTTCGCCACTACCCAGGTGAAGTAG
- a CDS encoding OprD family porin yields MKLSSTAILALAISSITATAYAEPVSQEFVPTTLAGSSAQSEAKGFIDGQSLGGTTRNWYANELKRRDDRFSYVKNSDKNTSPVVKTPTPRRINWVQGTIVNYTSGFTQGTVGVSTEVAAYNAIVLDRDRKDIAGGSNRTLAHSDGDAVDQWSKLGLANVKFRVSNTTLTAGRQNFSTPIVDVIGNRPLPSSFEGITLHSEEFNNLSFDVGGFDRVSPRTEQSLSKFRSEYSATGVETDKVYIAGVNYQPLKSLKTSLYGSNVEDFWNQYYFGATHELGDSQVLSLTTGLNYYKTVDEGKKLMGEIDNDTYSLSLGLAHQAHSLTFSYQEVNGDTYFDYLHETNGIYLANSLLSDFNGPNEKSFQIAYGINMAEYGVPGLKFNIYQARGWGIDGTHYRGTAYTDPGAKRGDLSLMDGETHYEYGVGASYAVQSGPLKATAIRATYTTHRASENQADGNINEFRLVTTIPFNIL; encoded by the coding sequence ATGAAACTGAGCAGCACCGCGATACTGGCCCTGGCCATCAGCAGCATCACCGCCACGGCGTACGCAGAACCTGTAAGTCAGGAGTTCGTCCCTACCACATTGGCCGGCAGTAGCGCCCAAAGCGAGGCCAAAGGCTTTATCGATGGACAAAGCCTGGGCGGCACAACCCGCAACTGGTACGCCAACGAACTGAAGCGTCGCGACGACCGTTTCAGCTACGTCAAAAACAGCGACAAGAACACTTCGCCAGTAGTCAAGACGCCAACACCACGTCGTATCAACTGGGTTCAGGGCACCATCGTCAACTACACCTCGGGCTTCACCCAAGGCACCGTGGGCGTCAGCACTGAAGTAGCGGCCTACAACGCCATCGTTCTGGATCGTGATCGCAAGGACATCGCCGGCGGCTCCAACCGTACCCTGGCGCATTCCGACGGTGACGCCGTAGACCAGTGGAGCAAATTGGGCCTGGCCAACGTCAAGTTCCGTGTCTCGAACACCACGCTGACCGCCGGTCGCCAGAACTTCAGCACCCCGATCGTCGATGTCATCGGCAACCGTCCACTGCCTTCGAGCTTTGAAGGTATTACCCTTCACAGCGAAGAGTTCAACAACCTGTCGTTCGACGTCGGCGGTTTCGATCGCGTTTCGCCTCGTACCGAGCAGAGCCTGTCGAAATTCCGCTCCGAGTACTCGGCCACTGGCGTGGAGACCGACAAGGTCTACATCGCTGGCGTCAACTACCAACCACTCAAGAGCCTGAAAACCAGCCTGTACGGCTCCAACGTCGAAGACTTCTGGAACCAGTACTACTTCGGCGCGACCCACGAGTTGGGTGACAGCCAGGTGCTGAGCCTGACCACAGGTCTGAACTACTACAAGACCGTCGACGAAGGCAAAAAACTGATGGGCGAGATAGACAACGATACCTATTCGCTGTCGTTGGGCCTGGCTCACCAGGCGCACAGCCTGACCTTCTCGTACCAGGAAGTGAATGGCGATACGTACTTCGACTACCTGCATGAAACCAACGGCATCTACCTGGCCAACTCCCTGCTGTCGGACTTCAACGGCCCGAACGAGAAATCCTTCCAGATCGCCTACGGCATCAACATGGCCGAGTACGGCGTACCAGGCCTGAAGTTCAACATCTACCAGGCACGCGGCTGGGGTATCGACGGTACTCACTACCGCGGCACTGCCTACACCGATCCGGGCGCCAAGCGTGGCGACCTGAGCCTGATGGATGGTGAAACCCATTACGAATACGGCGTCGGTGCTTCCTACGCAGTACAAAGCGGTCCACTCAAGGCCACCGCCATTCGTGCGACATACACCACTCACCGCGCCAGCGAAAACCAGGCTGACGGCAACATCAACGAGTTCCGTCTCGTGACCACCATTCCATTCAACATCCTGTAA
- a CDS encoding ABC transporter substrate-binding protein has product MRHTLVFSALLGAGLLTVSSASFAAPKSLVFCSEGSPAGFDTAQYTTATDNDAAEPLYNRLVEFEKGATNVVPGLATKWDISEDGLKYTFHLREGVKFHTTPYFKPTRDLNADDVLFTFNRMLDAQQPFRKAYPTEFPYFNGMSLNKNIAKVEKTGPLTVEFTLNSVDAAFIQNIAMSFAAILSAEYADKLLAEGKPSDINQKPIGTGPFVFKSYQKDSNIRYSANKHYWDPSRVKLDNLIFAINTDASVRVQKLKAGECQVTLHPRPADVEALKTDPKLQLISKPGFNLGYIAYNVRHKPFDQLEVRQALDMAVNKQGILNAVYQGAGQLAVNAMPPTQWSYDDTIKDAAYNPEKAKELLKAAGVKEGTEITLWAMPVQRPYNPNAKLMAEMLQADWAKIGLKVKIVSYEWGEYIKRTKNGEHDISLIGWTGDNGDPDNWLGTLYSCDAIGGNNYSMWCDPAYDKLIKEAKVVTDRDQRTTLYKQAQQLLKQQVPITPVAHSTVNQPLSTRVEGFKVSPFGRNVFSGVSID; this is encoded by the coding sequence ATGCGCCATACCTTGGTTTTTTCCGCATTGCTGGGTGCCGGTCTGTTGACCGTCTCGTCAGCCAGTTTCGCCGCACCCAAAAGCCTGGTTTTTTGCTCCGAAGGCAGCCCGGCGGGTTTTGATACCGCGCAATACACGACGGCCACCGATAACGACGCCGCCGAGCCGCTGTATAACCGTCTGGTCGAGTTCGAAAAAGGCGCGACCAATGTCGTCCCTGGCCTGGCGACCAAGTGGGATATTTCTGAGGATGGTCTCAAGTACACCTTTCACCTGCGTGAAGGTGTGAAATTTCATACAACGCCGTACTTCAAGCCCACCCGCGATTTAAACGCCGACGACGTTTTGTTTACGTTCAATCGCATGCTTGATGCACAGCAGCCTTTCCGTAAGGCTTATCCGACCGAGTTCCCGTATTTCAACGGGATGAGCCTGAACAAGAACATCGCCAAGGTCGAGAAGACCGGGCCGCTGACCGTGGAGTTCACGCTCAACAGCGTCGACGCCGCGTTCATCCAGAACATCGCCATGAGCTTCGCCGCCATCCTGTCTGCCGAATACGCCGACAAACTGCTGGCCGAAGGCAAGCCGAGCGACATCAACCAGAAGCCGATCGGCACCGGGCCGTTCGTGTTCAAGAGCTACCAGAAAGACTCGAACATCCGTTACTCAGCTAATAAACATTACTGGGATCCGAGCCGGGTAAAACTCGATAACCTGATCTTCGCGATCAACACCGACGCTTCAGTGCGCGTGCAGAAACTCAAGGCTGGTGAATGCCAGGTCACCCTGCATCCGCGCCCTGCGGATGTTGAAGCGCTGAAGACCGATCCAAAGCTGCAACTGATCTCCAAGCCCGGCTTCAACCTTGGCTACATCGCCTACAACGTTCGGCACAAACCGTTCGACCAGCTCGAAGTGCGTCAGGCGCTGGACATGGCGGTGAATAAACAGGGGATTCTCAACGCTGTTTATCAAGGCGCCGGTCAACTGGCCGTCAACGCCATGCCGCCGACTCAGTGGTCCTACGACGACACCATCAAAGACGCCGCCTACAACCCGGAAAAAGCCAAAGAGCTGCTCAAGGCTGCCGGCGTCAAAGAAGGCACCGAGATCACCCTGTGGGCGATGCCGGTACAGCGTCCGTACAACCCGAACGCCAAACTGATGGCCGAAATGCTCCAGGCTGACTGGGCGAAGATCGGTCTGAAAGTGAAGATCGTCAGCTATGAATGGGGCGAGTACATCAAGCGCACCAAGAACGGCGAGCACGACATCAGCCTGATCGGCTGGACCGGTGACAACGGGGACCCGGACAACTGGCTCGGCACGCTGTACAGCTGCGACGCCATCGGCGGCAACAACTACTCCATGTGGTGCGATCCGGCTTACGACAAGCTGATCAAAGAGGCCAAGGTCGTCACCGACCGCGACCAGCGCACCACGCTCTATAAACAGGCCCAGCAGTTGCTCAAGCAGCAAGTGCCGATCACGCCTGTCGCCCATTCGACGGTCAACCAGCCGTTAAGCACCCGGGTTGAAGGGTTCAAGGTGAGCCCCTTCGGCCGCAACGTGTTCTCGGGTGTCAGTATCGATTAA